A genomic stretch from Embleya scabrispora includes:
- a CDS encoding ABC transporter substrate-binding protein, with the protein MTSFVCFVATALSFSACSAPVADSARADGLVVGETTAPSTLDPQGSGLYADRFAWQLSYECLYTTTADGRVEPALATGYRGSPDGLTYTFTLRPGVRFGNGDPLTADDVVYSFDRLRKSPTGIADEVFPTLKSVREIDDATVEFTLGKPDAGFINNMANPLVWGCAIMSRRAATTTNSAVTMVGTGPWKQTSYRANSRLQLERNEDYWGRKTAAPALSVLYIPNIATQVANLQADKIDLMFPDTASAGALKGRRDVILDRVETDSTIFLQVNNLSKPLDNPLVRQAVALSIDRRELADGAYRGGARPSGYFPSATWAPTVDQLPNSGPDPARAKELLTQAGFPQGFATTLMYISGYDPGTDNMMTLMQDQLARVGIKVKLLPLEPAAWGAKLTKPDYDLSWNAQSYYPNSLQYVLPAEGRQGPTPPSLQQLIDDARGAVEQPVFQRNLVKIAEHEATLVYPTVTLLALDMFAGYRDTLAHVAVPPSQSRAFLADVTKE; encoded by the coding sequence GTGACGAGTTTCGTGTGCTTCGTCGCAACCGCCCTCTCCTTCTCGGCCTGCTCCGCTCCGGTGGCCGACAGTGCGCGAGCCGACGGCCTGGTGGTGGGCGAGACCACCGCGCCCAGCACTTTGGACCCGCAGGGTTCCGGCCTGTACGCCGACCGTTTCGCCTGGCAACTCTCGTACGAGTGCCTGTACACCACGACCGCCGACGGTCGGGTCGAACCCGCCCTCGCCACCGGATACCGCGGATCCCCGGACGGCCTGACCTACACGTTCACGCTGCGCCCAGGGGTTCGCTTCGGCAACGGCGACCCGCTCACGGCCGATGATGTCGTCTATTCCTTCGACCGGCTGCGCAAAAGCCCGACCGGTATCGCCGACGAAGTTTTCCCGACGTTGAAAAGCGTCAGGGAAATCGACGACGCAACGGTCGAATTCACCCTGGGAAAGCCCGACGCCGGCTTTATCAACAACATGGCCAATCCCCTGGTCTGGGGGTGCGCGATCATGAGTCGGCGTGCCGCGACGACGACCAACTCGGCCGTCACCATGGTGGGAACCGGGCCGTGGAAGCAGACGTCATACCGCGCCAACAGCCGTCTGCAACTCGAGCGCAACGAGGACTACTGGGGCCGCAAGACGGCAGCGCCCGCACTCTCGGTGCTGTACATCCCCAACATCGCCACCCAGGTGGCGAACCTCCAGGCCGACAAGATCGATCTGATGTTCCCCGACACGGCGAGCGCCGGTGCGCTCAAGGGCCGCCGCGACGTGATCCTCGACAGGGTCGAGACCGATTCGACGATCTTCCTGCAGGTGAACAACCTGAGCAAACCACTCGACAACCCGCTCGTGCGGCAGGCGGTGGCGCTGTCCATCGACCGCAGGGAACTGGCCGACGGCGCCTACCGCGGCGGCGCCCGGCCGAGCGGCTACTTCCCCTCGGCCACGTGGGCGCCGACGGTCGATCAGCTTCCCAACTCGGGCCCCGACCCGGCCCGAGCCAAGGAACTGCTGACCCAGGCCGGCTTCCCACAGGGCTTCGCGACGACCCTGATGTACATCAGCGGCTATGACCCGGGCACCGACAACATGATGACCCTGATGCAGGATCAGCTCGCCCGCGTCGGGATCAAGGTCAAGCTACTGCCCCTGGAACCGGCCGCCTGGGGCGCCAAACTGACCAAACCGGACTACGACCTGTCGTGGAACGCCCAGTCGTACTACCCGAATTCGCTTCAGTACGTCCTTCCCGCCGAGGGCCGACAGGGACCGACCCCGCCCTCGCTGCAACAACTGATCGACGACGCCCGGGGCGCCGTGGAGCAGCCCGTGTTCCAACGGAACCTGGTGAAGATCGCCGAGCACGAGGCGACGCTCGTCTACCCGACCGTCACCCTGCTGGCCCTCGACATGTTCGCCGGCTACCGCGACACCCTCGCCCACGTGGCGGTGCCACCGAGTCAGAGCCGCGCCTTCCTGGCCGACGTGACGAAGGAGTAG
- a CDS encoding TetR/AcrR family transcriptional regulator yields MAKPVVPEAARRRRRSTKQGVVLSERLIVETALRLLGHHGDTGLTVRRLGAALGADPSTLYRYFRGTDDLILAIADELIGQAIQGWRATGAWQADLRDLGLRLHSAYLAHPQAAVLAASRITGRPNEAATIEAFLGVLRTAGFPPAEAVRMYRALVDLSLAFAALDSATLALPPAAHRADREMWRDTYGRLTADTHPHIAAVAGPLVACLEGSAYPLTLDLFLVSAAARLPTLGARDTTTSSDRIADR; encoded by the coding sequence ATGGCCAAGCCGGTGGTGCCGGAAGCCGCGCGACGGCGACGGCGCTCGACCAAGCAGGGTGTGGTGCTCTCGGAGCGGCTCATCGTGGAGACCGCGCTGCGCCTGCTCGGACACCACGGCGATACGGGGCTCACCGTGCGCCGTCTGGGCGCGGCGCTGGGCGCCGACCCCAGCACGCTGTACCGGTACTTCCGGGGTACGGACGACCTGATCCTGGCCATCGCGGACGAGCTGATCGGGCAGGCGATCCAGGGGTGGCGGGCGACCGGCGCGTGGCAGGCCGACCTGCGTGACCTGGGGCTGCGCCTGCACTCGGCCTATCTCGCCCACCCGCAGGCCGCGGTTCTGGCGGCGAGTCGGATCACCGGGCGCCCCAACGAGGCGGCGACGATCGAGGCGTTCCTGGGCGTGCTCCGCACGGCGGGCTTCCCGCCCGCGGAGGCCGTGCGGATGTACCGCGCTCTGGTCGATCTGAGCCTGGCGTTCGCGGCGTTGGACAGCGCGACGCTCGCCCTGCCGCCGGCCGCGCACCGTGCGGACCGTGAGATGTGGCGGGACACGTACGGGCGACTGACCGCGGACACACATCCGCACATCGCGGCCGTCGCCGGGCCGCTGGTGGCATGCCTGGAGGGCAGCGCCTATCCGCTCACGCTCGACCTGTTCCTGGTCAGCGCCGCCGCACGGCTGCCGACCCTGGGTGCGCGAGACACCACAACGAGCAGCGACCGGATCGCGGACCGGTGA
- a CDS encoding amidohydrolase, whose protein sequence is MTETRPRPRPSAARAAGTADRADLVLTGGPVFTGDAARSWTDAVAVREGRIVAVGARAARALTDRHTEVIDLAGRLLTPGFVDAHAHPVFGGLEHARCDLLAAVDRTESARLVAEYAERWPERPWIVGGGWSTEHLPSGTPHRAILDGVVPDRPVFLVARDRHGAWVNSRALEFAGIDRHTRDPVDGRIDRDHTGEPTGILHEGAAGLVARHLPPVTEREYEAALLEGQRHLHSVGVTSWQDALIGEYLGYPDPFATYLSLARSGRLTGRVTGALWWDRERGVEQLPELVERRDVGRVGRFRATSVKVMQDGVCENFTAALLAPYLRPPGQTHGHAAGTGHSFLTPDELDRAVTALDGAGFQVHFHTIGDRAVREALDAIEVAEIARATGDSPSSHDHGHRGDNRHHLAHIQLVHPDDVPRFRRLRAAANMQALWAVSDETMTELTIPFLGDERASRQYAFGALRAAGATLVAGSDWPVSSADPLAGIHVAVNRTIPGTTNDRPFLPDQRLLLADALSAYTAAGAWVNHLDQVTGTIAPGKYADLVVLDRNPFEAPAEEIAEARVDLTLVEGARVYEREGAR, encoded by the coding sequence ATGACCGAGACCCGACCCCGGCCGCGACCCTCCGCCGCCCGCGCCGCCGGCACGGCGGACCGGGCCGATCTGGTCCTCACCGGTGGCCCGGTCTTCACCGGCGACGCCGCCCGCTCGTGGACCGACGCCGTGGCCGTGCGCGAGGGAAGGATCGTCGCGGTCGGCGCCCGAGCGGCGCGCGCCCTCACCGACCGGCATACCGAGGTGATCGACCTCGCGGGTCGCCTGCTGACCCCCGGCTTCGTCGACGCGCACGCACATCCCGTATTCGGCGGCCTCGAACATGCCCGGTGCGATCTGCTCGCCGCCGTCGACCGCACGGAATCAGCCCGCCTGGTGGCCGAGTACGCCGAACGTTGGCCCGAACGCCCGTGGATCGTGGGCGGCGGCTGGTCGACGGAGCACCTTCCCTCCGGAACACCCCATCGAGCGATCCTCGACGGGGTGGTCCCCGACCGCCCCGTGTTTCTCGTCGCCCGCGACCGCCACGGCGCATGGGTCAACAGCCGCGCCCTGGAATTCGCCGGCATCGACCGCCACACCCGCGACCCCGTCGACGGCCGCATCGACCGCGACCACACGGGCGAACCCACGGGGATCCTGCACGAAGGCGCCGCCGGCCTCGTCGCACGGCACCTGCCCCCGGTCACCGAACGCGAATACGAAGCGGCCCTTCTCGAAGGTCAGCGCCACCTCCACTCCGTGGGCGTCACGAGTTGGCAGGACGCACTGATCGGCGAATACCTCGGCTATCCCGACCCGTTCGCCACGTACCTGAGTCTGGCCCGCTCCGGTCGATTGACCGGCCGGGTCACCGGCGCCCTGTGGTGGGATCGCGAACGCGGCGTGGAACAGCTGCCCGAACTCGTCGAGCGGCGCGACGTCGGCCGAGTGGGTCGCTTCCGCGCCACGTCGGTCAAGGTCATGCAGGACGGCGTGTGCGAGAACTTCACCGCCGCGCTCCTCGCCCCCTATCTGCGACCTCCGGGACAGACCCACGGCCACGCCGCGGGAACCGGGCACAGCTTCCTCACCCCCGACGAACTCGACCGCGCCGTGACCGCGCTGGACGGCGCCGGCTTCCAGGTCCACTTCCACACCATCGGCGACCGCGCCGTGCGCGAGGCCCTCGACGCGATCGAGGTCGCCGAGATCGCCCGCGCCACAGGCGACTCGCCCTCTTCGCACGATCACGGCCACCGCGGCGACAACCGGCACCATCTGGCGCACATCCAACTCGTGCACCCCGACGACGTCCCGCGCTTTCGCCGACTGCGCGCCGCCGCCAACATGCAAGCGCTGTGGGCGGTGAGCGACGAGACGATGACGGAACTGACCATCCCCTTCCTCGGCGACGAACGAGCCTCCCGGCAGTACGCGTTCGGGGCCCTGCGGGCAGCCGGCGCAACCCTGGTCGCGGGCAGCGACTGGCCCGTCTCCAGCGCCGACCCACTCGCCGGAATCCACGTCGCGGTCAACCGCACCATCCCGGGCACGACCAACGACCGGCCCTTCCTCCCGGATCAACGCCTGCTCCTGGCCGACGCACTATCCGCCTATACGGCCGCCGGAGCCTGGGTCAACCACCTCGACCAGGTGACCGGCACCATCGCCCCGGGCAAGTACGCCGACCTCGTCGTCCTCGACCGCAACCCCTTCGAGGCCCCCGCCGAGGAGATCGCCGAGGCACGGGTCGACCTGACCCTCGTCGAGGGCGCTCGCGTGTACGAACGCGAGGGCGCGCGGTGA
- a CDS encoding ATP-binding protein has protein sequence MEHTIGDEERRSSSAAPVSVSEMFEGGEGIAAARHLARAFLADVQGVHGLPVSERAMDVVELVVSELVTNARRHAPGPRVLTLATDGDAVEVSVWDTDPTPPAILPPDPARIGRHGLEIVITLARSFAVHREHAGKRITAAIALADGPGGDGTGHGSDTDHTSGARSPRTPTACPVALGADEAHSGIRAGRGPMRTPTNTHAVPG, from the coding sequence ATGGAACACACGATCGGTGACGAGGAGCGGCGGTCGTCTTCGGCGGCCCCGGTGTCGGTGTCCGAGATGTTCGAGGGCGGTGAGGGCATCGCCGCCGCCCGACACCTGGCCCGTGCCTTCCTCGCCGACGTGCAGGGCGTACACGGCCTTCCGGTGTCCGAGCGGGCGATGGACGTCGTGGAACTCGTGGTCAGCGAACTGGTGACCAACGCTCGCAGGCACGCACCCGGTCCCCGGGTACTGACGTTGGCAACCGACGGCGACGCGGTCGAGGTGAGCGTGTGGGACACCGACCCCACTCCGCCGGCGATACTCCCGCCCGACCCCGCCCGGATCGGCCGCCACGGCCTGGAGATCGTCATCACCCTCGCCCGGAGCTTCGCGGTCCACCGGGAACACGCGGGCAAACGCATCACCGCCGCCATCGCCCTGGCCGACGGCCCGGGCGGCGACGGAACCGGACACGGATCCGACACCGACCACACATCGGGCGCGCGTTCACCACGCACACCGACCGCCTGCCCCGTCGCACTGGGAGCCGACGAGGCCCACAGCGGCATCCGGGCCGGTCGGGGGCCGATGCGCACCCCCACAAATACGCATGCTGTGCCTGGGTGA